In Desulfovulcanus ferrireducens, the genomic window TAATTTTTTTTTGTCATCCATTTTTTTGGTTTGGGGGCGGGACTTGGCTTAATAACATAATAATTTTACAAAATAATACATATTTATAGCAAAACTAATTAATGCTTCTAGTCAAGTGATGCTTCTGATGTCCTTGCCGTCCTGAGCTCTAAACTCTATATTTATGCTACTTGTCTCTGGACAAAACCAACCCTAGAATTTTTTTTAGTATTTCTTTTTCCAGTGTGTCTGGGAAATTGACCAAAGCTTTTTCGGACTTTTGCAAAAAAACTTGAGCTTCCTGACGTACTTTTTCGGCCAACCCCATCTCTTGTATAGATGTTATAACCTCTTCTATTTCTTCTTCACTCAAATTGTTTTCCGCTATTTTAGATAGTAGATTCTTTCTTTTATCTTCATCCAATTTTTTAAGATATAAAATAAGAGGCAAGGTAAGTTTTCCTTCTCTCAGATCCCCACCCAGAGGTTTGCCAGAGATTGCGCTTACTGAAGTATAGTCCAGGGCATCATCTACAAGTTGAAAAGCAATGCCTAGATTTAAACCATAAACGCGAGCCTTATCCTGCATATATTCATCACTATTTGCAATAATAGCACCACACAAGCAGGCGGCCTGTATAAGAAAAGCTGTTTTGCCTTCAATAATTTGCAAATAAGTGTCTTCAGTTAGGTTTGGATTTCTTAACCAATGAATTTCTTCAATCTCTCCGCTGGCTGTTTTTAAGATAGCTTCAGCCACACAATGAGTCAAAGGTGGCAAATTGTATCGGGCCACGATCATATTGGCTAGCGCCAGGA contains:
- a CDS encoding polyprenyl synthetase family protein, with product MNVKEYLQKELPLINLVLEEELKGLHPSVRQVAEYTLSAGGKRLRPLLTILMGRALGYTDKNLYPLACALEFLHSATLMHDDILDNAHLRRGKKSAHLVFGLTQTVLAGDGLLALANMIVARYNLPPLTHCVAEAILKTASGEIEEIHWLRNPNLTEDTYLQIIEGKTAFLIQAACLCGAIIANSDEYMQDKARVYGLNLGIAFQLVDDALDYTSVSAISGKPLGGDLREGKLTLPLILYLKKLDEDKRKNLLSKIAENNLSEEEIEEVITSIQEMGLAEKVRQEAQVFLQKSEKALVNFPDTLEKEILKKILGLVLSRDK